The following are encoded together in the Tatumella ptyseos genome:
- a CDS encoding TolC family protein: MNKNILLCLVLTTQGCTLSPQYIQPRTVIDDQHILMSGKSYQAYHFKDLFQDDQALQALLIEALKNNYDLQQALMNIRAANILKLSALFDLIPQVRASVNHSTLVNTQTSPFTGVKAKTKNKLYQSSLGVDSYEIDIWGRKQALIESKGFQEQASLISFNAAKLTLLNELASSWYETLSYIKIWHFLNDKLERMNDIHRKMLVIEISGRLDPVIQAKFLRGKATDENSKRKIEKEIITRLHKLHYLAGAESDWLNLSTWRTIDPDYSIKDIPQQISSQVIFQRPDIVVAEMNIRAENGNIGAARSAFLPIFNLFAMANQTSEDFGHTLANLSNNWTLTPSVFFPIFNIPSNYATLRYAKIKKESTVIEYQRRVSEALLDIKNSVASLHSATESRLGLEHEAKLQADVFTKVQARLDAGYLDLYSYYEAMDMKSLVDIELEYSRQQCMLATIVLLKAIGG, encoded by the coding sequence ATGAATAAAAATATTCTGTTGTGTTTAGTATTGACGACTCAAGGGTGTACTCTTTCACCACAATACATTCAACCCAGGACTGTTATTGACGATCAACATATTTTAATGAGCGGAAAATCCTATCAAGCATATCATTTCAAAGATTTATTCCAAGACGATCAGGCTTTGCAGGCATTGCTCATTGAAGCGTTGAAAAATAATTATGATTTACAGCAAGCGTTGATGAATATTCGGGCAGCAAATATCCTTAAATTATCTGCTTTATTTGATCTTATTCCTCAAGTGAGGGCTAGCGTTAATCATAGTACGCTGGTGAATACCCAAACTTCGCCATTCACGGGCGTAAAAGCGAAAACAAAAAATAAGTTATATCAAAGCTCACTTGGGGTCGATTCTTATGAAATCGACATTTGGGGACGCAAACAAGCATTAATAGAATCTAAAGGATTTCAAGAACAGGCAAGTTTAATTAGTTTTAACGCGGCTAAGTTAACCCTCTTGAATGAGTTAGCAAGTAGCTGGTATGAAACGCTTTCTTATATAAAAATTTGGCATTTTTTAAATGACAAACTTGAACGGATGAATGATATCCACCGGAAAATGCTTGTAATTGAGATTAGTGGACGTCTTGACCCCGTTATCCAAGCAAAATTCTTAAGGGGAAAGGCTACAGATGAGAACTCTAAACGTAAAATTGAGAAAGAAATTATCACACGCTTGCATAAATTACATTACTTAGCAGGGGCGGAGTCTGACTGGTTAAACCTATCTACATGGCGGACTATTGACCCAGACTACAGCATCAAAGACATTCCACAACAGATTTCATCTCAAGTCATATTTCAACGCCCCGATATAGTTGTCGCCGAAATGAATATTCGAGCGGAAAATGGCAATATTGGGGCAGCAAGATCAGCATTTCTTCCTATTTTCAATTTATTCGCTATGGCTAACCAAACTAGTGAGGATTTCGGTCATACTCTTGCTAACTTATCGAATAACTGGACGTTAACACCATCCGTATTTTTTCCGATTTTTAATATCCCCTCTAACTACGCTACGTTGCGTTACGCCAAGATTAAAAAAGAGTCCACGGTAATCGAATATCAACGTAGAGTTTCCGAAGCACTACTCGATATTAAGAATTCTGTGGCCAGTTTACATTCCGCTACCGAGTCAAGACTAGGACTTGAACACGAAGCAAAACTGCAAGCCGACGTTTTCACCAAAGTTCAAGCGAGACTCGATGCTGGGTATCTCGATCTTTATAGTTATTATGAGGCAATGGATATGAAATCTTTAGTGGATATTGAGCTTGAGTACAGTCGTCAACAATGCATGTTAGCCACTATAGTGTTATTAAAGGCGATTGGTGGATGA
- the adhP gene encoding alcohol dehydrogenase AdhP, with protein sequence MKAAVVTQDHRVSIEDKQLRPLEYGEALLTMECCGVCHTDLHVKNGDFGDKTGVILGHEGIGIVSQLGPGVTALKLGDRASVAWFYQGCGHCEYCNSGRETLCRSVKNAGYSVDGGMAEQCIVHADYAVKVPDGLDSAAASSISCAGVTTYKGLKVSDIRPGEWIAIYGLGGLGNLALQYAKNVFNAKVIAVDINEQQLALASSLGADMVINSRDQDAAKLIQEKCGGAHAALVTAVAKSAFQSAVFSVRAGARVVAIGLPPESMALDIPRLVLDGIQVVGSLVGTRTDLAEAFQFAAEGKVTPKITLRPIEAINSIFDEMHAGKITGRIVIDFKNKVNA encoded by the coding sequence ATGAAAGCTGCTGTAGTCACTCAAGATCATCGAGTCAGTATTGAAGACAAACAACTTCGACCCTTAGAGTATGGTGAAGCCTTACTTACCATGGAATGCTGTGGTGTTTGCCATACCGATTTACATGTGAAAAATGGGGATTTTGGCGATAAAACAGGCGTCATTCTTGGTCATGAAGGAATTGGTATTGTGAGTCAGCTGGGGCCAGGCGTTACTGCGCTTAAGCTTGGTGATCGGGCCAGTGTTGCATGGTTCTATCAAGGTTGTGGGCACTGTGAATATTGTAACTCTGGAAGGGAAACGCTTTGTCGCTCGGTAAAAAATGCGGGTTATAGCGTGGACGGGGGAATGGCGGAGCAATGTATTGTTCATGCCGATTACGCGGTCAAGGTGCCGGATGGACTGGATTCGGCTGCTGCCAGTAGTATTTCTTGTGCAGGAGTGACCACTTATAAAGGGCTCAAAGTCAGCGATATTCGGCCAGGAGAGTGGATTGCTATCTATGGTTTGGGTGGCTTAGGCAACCTTGCACTGCAGTACGCCAAAAATGTGTTCAACGCCAAAGTCATTGCAGTAGATATTAATGAGCAACAGTTAGCTTTAGCGTCTTCACTCGGCGCAGATATGGTAATCAATTCTCGGGATCAGGACGCCGCTAAGCTTATTCAAGAAAAATGCGGCGGAGCCCATGCCGCGTTAGTGACCGCAGTAGCAAAATCTGCATTCCAGTCAGCGGTATTTAGTGTGAGGGCAGGGGCGAGAGTTGTGGCGATTGGCCTACCGCCAGAATCTATGGCGTTGGATATCCCTCGTTTAGTTCTAGATGGGATCCAAGTCGTCGGATCATTGGTGGGGACTCGAACCGATTTGGCAGAAGCCTTTCAGTTTGCCGCAGAAGGAAAAGTGACCCCCAAAATTACATTACGCCCAATTGAAGCTATCAATTCGATTTTTGACGAGATGCACGCGGGAAAGATCACGGGTCGAATCGTTATTGATTTTAAAAATAAGGTAAACGCTTAG
- a CDS encoding OsmC family protein — protein MTILKSGSAHWEGPIKEGKGTVSTESGALSEQPYGFNTRFEGKTGTNPEELLGGAHAACFSMALSLMLGNAGHTPNSIDTTATVSLDKAGEGFKITKVALKSKVALPGIDAQEFDKIINQAKEGCPVSQLFDTEITLDYTLNA, from the coding sequence ATGACGATTCTGAAAAGTGGTTCAGCGCATTGGGAAGGTCCAATCAAAGAAGGTAAAGGCACTGTGAGCACTGAAAGTGGTGCATTATCGGAACAGCCTTACGGATTCAACACCCGCTTTGAAGGTAAAACGGGCACCAATCCCGAAGAATTACTCGGCGGTGCCCATGCTGCCTGCTTCTCAATGGCGCTGTCATTGATGCTTGGTAACGCCGGACATACTCCGAATAGCATTGATACCACCGCGACAGTGTCGCTGGATAAAGCAGGTGAAGGCTTTAAAATTACTAAAGTCGCGCTAAAAAGCAAAGTTGCTCTTCCAGGGATTGATGCGCAAGAGTTCGATAAAATTATCAACCAAGCCAAAGAAGGCTGTCCAGTTTCACAACTGTTCGACACTGAAATTACCCTCGACTATACGCTTAACGCCTAG
- a CDS encoding I78 family peptidase inhibitor: protein MKRLTLRLCFISLCAVLSACSHSEKNTSPRYLPDDDMCSASQFQNYVGKPLTTVDELQLEQPVRAIPAYASVSMDFVLRRINFLADDKGIITRVYCG from the coding sequence ATGAAACGTTTAACGCTAAGATTATGTTTTATTTCACTTTGTGCGGTACTTAGTGCTTGCAGCCATTCAGAAAAGAATACGAGTCCCCGCTATTTACCTGACGATGATATGTGTAGCGCATCGCAGTTTCAGAACTATGTAGGTAAACCTTTAACCACAGTTGATGAGTTACAACTCGAACAGCCTGTAAGGGCGATTCCCGCTTATGCTTCGGTTTCAATGGATTTTGTTTTACGTCGAATTAATTTTTTGGCCGATGATAAAGGTATTATTACCCGAGTGTATTGTGGTTAA
- a CDS encoding PsiF family protein, whose product MKQMLMTLALATTLVAGYASAAEKTAQQQKMTVCNQQASSQSLKGDSRKSFMSNCLKKDSKASGLTAQQQKMKTCNATAKDKKLAGAERKSFMSSCLKKS is encoded by the coding sequence ATGAAACAGATGTTAATGACGCTTGCCTTAGCAACGACCTTAGTCGCAGGTTACGCTTCAGCAGCTGAAAAGACCGCTCAACAACAAAAGATGACGGTTTGTAACCAGCAGGCGAGCTCGCAGAGCTTAAAGGGCGATAGCCGTAAAAGCTTCATGAGTAATTGTTTGAAAAAAGACAGTAAAGCTTCAGGCTTGACTGCTCAGCAGCAGAAAATGAAGACCTGTAATGCTACCGCTAAAGATAAGAAATTAGCTGGAGCGGAGCGTAAGTCATTTATGAGTAGCTGTCTGAAAAAATCTTAA
- the proC gene encoding pyrroline-5-carboxylate reductase produces MKNVTIGFLGCGNMASAMISGLIKSQSVPAENILVFDRKPKTNSALHDQFGVTAMESANQLAAKADYLIAAVKPNALLDTLDKLSSHLRKETVIVSVAAGVTLESLASALPKEQKIIRVMPNTPCLVGEGMSSITPNNNVTEQETETVLSIFSQFGKAEVVSESLIHAVVGVSGSAPAYIYILIEAMADAAVLAGMPRAKAYQFAAQAVKGSAEMVLESGKHPGELKDNVCSPGGTTIEAVAMLEETGFRSSIIQAMQACIKKSDALSKK; encoded by the coding sequence ATGAAAAATGTAACGATCGGGTTCTTAGGATGCGGCAACATGGCCAGCGCGATGATCAGCGGTTTGATCAAGAGTCAGTCCGTACCCGCTGAAAATATTCTCGTCTTTGACCGAAAGCCCAAAACCAATAGTGCTCTCCATGACCAATTCGGGGTAACTGCGATGGAGAGCGCCAACCAATTAGCCGCAAAAGCCGACTATCTCATCGCTGCAGTAAAACCTAACGCTTTACTCGATACACTTGATAAGCTCTCTAGTCATCTACGTAAAGAAACCGTCATTGTTTCGGTTGCTGCCGGAGTAACCTTGGAGTCTTTAGCTTCTGCACTGCCGAAAGAGCAAAAAATTATTCGTGTGATGCCAAATACTCCATGCTTGGTCGGCGAAGGAATGAGCTCTATCACCCCCAATAATAACGTCACCGAGCAAGAGACTGAAACGGTACTGTCCATCTTTAGCCAGTTCGGTAAAGCAGAAGTTGTCAGCGAATCGTTAATTCATGCCGTGGTCGGTGTGAGTGGTTCGGCACCTGCTTACATTTATATATTAATTGAAGCCATGGCCGATGCAGCGGTCTTAGCGGGCATGCCTCGAGCAAAAGCTTATCAATTTGCTGCTCAGGCAGTAAAAGGCTCCGCTGAGATGGTATTAGAAAGTGGAAAGCATCCCGGTGAATTAAAAGATAACGTCTGTTCACCAGGCGGCACGACAATTGAAGCGGTTGCAATGTTGGAAGAGACTGGATTCCGCTCATCAATTATACAAGCAATGCAAGCCTGTATTAAAAAGTCAGATGCCCTTAGCAAAAAATAA
- a CDS encoding YaiI/YqxD family protein, whose protein sequence is MIWVDADACPVVIKEVLYRAAERTQTVVTFVANQSLRVPSSEYLRTLRVAAGFDVADNEIVKRVGPGELVITSDIPLAAEVLEKGGEALNPRGERYSRETIKQRLVMRDFMETLRSSGIPSGGPAALSQKDRQLFANELDKWFRAR, encoded by the coding sequence ATGATATGGGTTGATGCTGACGCTTGCCCAGTGGTCATTAAAGAAGTGCTTTACCGCGCTGCGGAAAGAACGCAAACGGTAGTCACCTTCGTCGCCAATCAATCTTTACGCGTTCCTTCATCAGAGTATTTACGTACGTTACGGGTCGCGGCTGGGTTTGATGTAGCAGATAATGAAATAGTGAAGCGTGTGGGACCGGGAGAACTCGTTATTACGAGTGATATTCCGCTCGCTGCAGAAGTGTTGGAGAAAGGAGGGGAAGCGCTAAATCCGCGTGGCGAACGCTATTCCCGTGAGACAATAAAACAACGGCTAGTGATGCGCGACTTTATGGAAACGCTGCGTTCCAGCGGTATACCGTCTGGCGGGCCCGCAGCGTTAAGTCAAAAAGATCGTCAGCTATTTGCTAACGAGCTTGATAAGTGGTTTCGTGCAAGGTAA
- a CDS encoding DUF2076 domain-containing protein has protein sequence MQTEEQKLIDDLFGRLQQAETQSSARDSGAEQRIKQHLQSQPDAPYYMAQAIIIQEAALKKLNDRVAQLERQAAEQPKQSSGGFLSGLFGGGNSRPQSAPQQNSGWGGNTQNAAPQQGYSNAPQQPAARGTGFLGGALQTAVGVAGGVVMADMLTSMFHHSQPEEIVNIINEPPLEQPNYDQNLDTFNQQADSSDFNNDWESPQNDDNSSFFGDSSFGDDDDSFL, from the coding sequence ATGCAAACTGAAGAACAAAAACTCATCGATGACCTGTTTGGTCGCCTGCAACAAGCTGAAACGCAGTCCAGCGCACGTGATAGCGGTGCAGAACAGCGTATAAAACAGCATTTACAGTCCCAGCCAGATGCCCCTTACTACATGGCACAAGCCATTATTATCCAAGAAGCCGCTTTAAAAAAATTGAATGATCGCGTGGCACAACTCGAGCGCCAAGCAGCGGAACAACCTAAACAAAGTAGTGGTGGCTTCCTTTCTGGCCTGTTTGGCGGTGGGAACAGCCGTCCACAAAGCGCTCCTCAACAAAATAGTGGCTGGGGGGGCAATACTCAAAATGCTGCTCCACAGCAGGGCTATAGTAATGCCCCCCAACAGCCCGCCGCGCGAGGCACTGGCTTTTTAGGGGGAGCATTGCAAACGGCGGTAGGTGTGGCTGGAGGGGTAGTCATGGCAGATATGTTGACCAGCATGTTCCACCACTCTCAACCAGAGGAGATCGTCAACATCATTAATGAGCCTCCCCTTGAACAACCTAATTACGATCAGAACTTAGATACGTTCAATCAGCAAGCCGATTCCAGTGATTTCAATAATGATTGGGAATCACCACAGAATGACGATAACAGTAGTTTCTTTGGCGATAGCAGTTTCGGTGACGACGACGATAGCTTTTTATAA
- the aroL gene encoding shikimate kinase AroL, producing the protein MSFPVYLIGARGCGKTTVGKILARQLSYHFCDTDQQLQQQLEQSIADYVAEHGWDTFRQQEHHALLTVTSDNTVVATGGGIILRDDNRQHMRQSGTVIWLSVDHQVLANRLTADPEIGQRPTLTGRPITEEIFDVLQQRLPLYQQAAHHTIDANQPPEKIVIDILTALSRDSLTA; encoded by the coding sequence ATGTCATTTCCGGTATACCTAATCGGTGCCCGAGGCTGCGGTAAAACGACGGTAGGTAAAATACTCGCTCGTCAACTCAGTTATCATTTTTGCGATACGGACCAGCAATTACAGCAACAATTAGAACAAAGTATCGCAGACTACGTCGCAGAACATGGCTGGGATACCTTTCGGCAACAAGAACATCACGCACTGCTTACTGTGACGTCAGATAATACCGTAGTCGCCACGGGTGGCGGTATAATTCTTCGCGACGATAATCGTCAGCATATGCGTCAAAGCGGAACGGTCATTTGGCTAAGTGTTGATCATCAAGTCCTGGCTAACCGATTGACGGCAGATCCTGAAATAGGGCAACGCCCAACCCTTACCGGCAGGCCCATTACCGAAGAAATTTTTGATGTTCTACAACAACGGCTGCCTCTTTATCAGCAGGCGGCTCATCATACTATCGATGCCAATCAACCGCCGGAAAAAATAGTTATCGATATTCTAACGGCATTAAGCCGAGATTCATTGACGGCCTAA
- the ppnP gene encoding pyrimidine/purine nucleoside phosphorylase, with the protein MLKANEYFEGKVRSIGFANSLAGEASVGVMETGEYTFGTAKAEEMTVISGALKVLLPGETEWQWFEAGTAFNVPAHSEFHLQVAEPSAYLCRYL; encoded by the coding sequence ATGCTTAAAGCGAACGAGTATTTTGAAGGTAAAGTTAGATCGATTGGATTTGCCAATAGCCTTGCAGGCGAAGCCAGCGTGGGAGTGATGGAGACGGGTGAATACACCTTCGGCACAGCTAAAGCGGAGGAGATGACGGTCATCAGTGGTGCACTAAAAGTACTATTACCGGGAGAAACCGAGTGGCAGTGGTTTGAAGCGGGTACGGCGTTTAATGTTCCCGCACACAGCGAGTTTCACTTACAAGTGGCAGAGCCTTCGGCTTACCTTTGTCGCTATCTGTAA
- the rdgC gene encoding recombination-associated protein RdgC produces MLWFKNMMVYRLTREIPLVAEEIETQLASSQFTPCTSQDKLAMGWVSPLGPQGKTLVHASQGQLLLCARKEEKMLPATVIKQALEAKVLKLETEQQRRLKKAEKDSLKDEVIHSLLPRAFSRYSQTWIWIDVQHQRVIVDSGSAKKAEDVLALLRKSLGSLPVVPLTLQTPIEITLTEWVRSGTPSAGFTLLDEAELKATLEEGGVIRCKKQELVCDEIAHHIESGKRVTKLGIDWQERMQCLLNEDASIKRIKFSDTLREQNDDISREEADLRFDADFVLMTGELAEFIDSLTESLGGEAEH; encoded by the coding sequence ATGTTGTGGTTTAAAAATATGATGGTCTACCGATTAACCCGAGAGATCCCTCTAGTTGCTGAAGAGATTGAAACGCAATTAGCGTCTAGTCAGTTCACACCATGCACAAGCCAAGATAAACTGGCTATGGGCTGGGTTTCTCCCCTTGGTCCACAAGGAAAAACCTTAGTCCATGCTAGCCAAGGTCAGCTTCTGCTCTGTGCACGTAAAGAAGAGAAAATGCTACCGGCCACAGTGATCAAGCAAGCGCTTGAGGCCAAAGTGTTGAAACTCGAAACGGAGCAACAACGCCGTTTAAAGAAAGCAGAAAAAGACTCTCTGAAAGATGAGGTTATCCATAGCCTATTACCCCGTGCATTCAGTCGCTACAGCCAGACATGGATTTGGATTGATGTTCAACATCAGCGCGTTATCGTAGATAGTGGTAGCGCTAAAAAAGCTGAAGATGTGTTGGCCTTATTACGTAAAAGCCTAGGTTCTTTGCCAGTTGTACCGCTTACCCTTCAGACTCCAATAGAGATTACGCTTACTGAGTGGGTACGCTCTGGCACGCCAAGTGCTGGATTTACTTTGCTGGACGAGGCTGAATTAAAAGCGACCTTAGAAGAAGGTGGCGTGATTCGCTGTAAGAAACAGGAGTTAGTGTGTGACGAGATTGCCCATCATATAGAGTCGGGAAAACGCGTGACCAAACTGGGCATTGATTGGCAAGAGCGTATGCAATGTTTGCTCAATGAAGACGCGTCAATCAAACGTATTAAGTTTAGCGATACACTGCGTGAGCAAAATGATGATATTAGCCGCGAAGAGGCTGACCTACGATTTGATGCTGATTTCGTGCTAATGACCGGCGAATTGGCGGAGTTTATCGATTCATTGACCGAAAGTCTTGGTGGTGAGGCCGAACACTAA